Proteins encoded within one genomic window of Hevea brasiliensis isolate MT/VB/25A 57/8 chromosome 8, ASM3005281v1, whole genome shotgun sequence:
- the LOC110639022 gene encoding peptidyl-prolyl cis-trans isomerase FKBP42, protein MEVAQQQQSEPIGQEDENEIVTENAAFVHGDPPQVGDGPPKVDSEVEVLHEKVTKQIIKEGHGQKPSKYSTCFLHYRAWTESTQHKFEDTWHEQRPIEMIIGKEKKEMAGLAIGVSNMKAGERALLHVGSELGYGKEGSFSFPNVPPSADIIYEIELIGFDETKEGKARGDMTAEERIGAADRRKMDGNALFKEEKLEEAMQQYEMAVAYLGDDFMFQLFGKYRDMALAVKNPCHLNMAACLIKLKRYEEAIGQCSIVLGEDENNVKALFRRGKARAELGQTDAAREDFQKARKYAPEDKAIARELRLIAQHEKAVYQKQKEIYKGIFGPAPQPKPRQNRLWQCLIIMWQWLLSIFYRLFKREGHKSD, encoded by the exons GCCAAGAAGATGAAAATGAAATAGTTACTGAAAATGCTGCTTTTGTGCATGGTGATCCTCCTCAAGTTGGTGATGGTCCCCCAAAAGTTGATTCTGAGGTGGAAGTCCTACATGAGAAGGTCACAAAACAAATCATTAAGGAAGGACATGGTCAGAAGCCATCCAAATATTCAACATGCTTCT TACACTACAGAGCATGGACTGAAAGCACCCAGCACAAGTTTGAGGATACGTGGCATGAACAGCGacctattgagatgattataggAAAAG AGAAGAAAGAAATGGCGGGTTTGGCTATTGGTGTGTCCAATATGAAGGCTGGTGAACGTGCCCTTCTGCATGTGGGCTCTGAATTAGGTTATGGTAAAGAGGGAAGCTTTTCTTTCCCAAATGTTCCACCCTCGGCAGATATAATATATGAAATCGAGCTTATTGGTTTTGATGAAACCAAAGAA GGGAAAGCTCGTGGTGACATGACTGCAGAAGAGAGGATTGGAGCAGCAGATCGAAGAAAAATGGATGGAAATGCTTTATTCAAAGAGGAGAAACTTGAGGAGGCCATGCAGCAATATGAAATG GCTGTTGCATATTTGGGGGATGACTTCATGTTCCAACTGTTTGGCAAATATAGAGACATGGCATTGGCAGTTAAGAATCCTTGCCACCTTAACATGGCAGCATGTTTGATAAAGCTTAAGCGCTATGAAGAAGCCATTGGGCAATGCAGTATT GTATTAGGAGAGGATGAAAACAATGTCAAAGCATTGTTCAGAAGAGGAAAGGCTAGAGCAGAACTTGGGCAAACAGATGCTGCCCGTGAAGATTTTCAGAAGGCACGTAAATATGCACCTGAAGACAAGGCAATTGCAAGGGAGCTGCGTTTAATTGCTCAACATGAGAAGGCTGTATATCAAAAACAAAAGGAGATATACAAGGGAATTTTCGGACCAGCCCCACAGCCAAAACCTAGGCAAAACCGCCTTTGGCAGTGCTTAATTATCATGTGGCAATGGCTGCTGTCAATATTCTACCGCCTCTTCAAGCGTGAAGGGCACAAATCTGACTAG
- the LOC110639024 gene encoding F-box protein CPR1, with product MSDYLPPEVLLEILVRLPAKSLLQCSCVSKLWYSLISSPNFIFMHAHFTSTTNKNKHAQIMIRHYSRTYGKEIFTVHFNRDMSFGDYQLLDCPVKSSNGYLLDIVGSCNGLVCLTDSGIAAATGGGYMPQLPNPKPIFLWNPSLGKSMTLPLRGNSGRRLVLGLGFDSKSFDYKVVRIEFRYGAVSGIDIFALSENSWRRSYGAKRKVGFPSYDFLKLPQAFVNGNIHWIGYHQTKKEGLNHRTLIVATFDVGNEVFGELAMPNETAHEVFLPDENYQLSLVVFNRSLSLIRYDEGHNPYFNRCCIWMMNEYGMAQSWTKLYTICPYNGFSKTLDIMSNGKFLLVTNNGELVSFDPESRAVNRLKVYGESCSFNVDTYVESLVLSKGFNRILGKASSSNATFHGKA from the coding sequence ATGTCGGATTATTTACCTCCAGAGGTTCTATTGGAGATTCTGGTGAGGCTGCCTGCGAAATCGCTTCTTCAATGCAGTTGCGTTTCAAAATTATGGTACTCTCTTATCTCTAGCCCAAATTTCATTTTTATGCATGCCCATTTCACTTCCACCACCAACAAGAACAAGCATGCTCAGATAATGATCAGGCACTACTCTAGGACTTATGGGAAAGAGATTTTTACGGTGCATTTTAATCGTGATATGTCATTTGGTGACTATCAACTGCTTGATTGTCCAGTGAAGAGTAGTAATGGTTATCTTCTTGATATAGTTGGTAGCTGTAATGGGTTAGTTTGTTTGACTGATAGTGGTATTGCTGCTGCTACTGGTGGTGGGTATATGCCACAATTGCCAAATCCAAAACCCATTTTTCTATGGAACCCTTCACTTGGAAAATCTATGACTCTTCCTTTGAGGGGTAATTCAGGTAGGCGTTTAGTTCTTGGATTAGGGTTTGATTCCAAGAGTTTTGACTATAAGGTGGTGAGAATTGAGTTTCGTTATGGGGCAGTAAGTGGGATTGATATTTTTGCATTAAGTGAGAATTCTTGGAGGAGGAGTTATGGAGCTAAAAGAAAAGTGGGTTTCCCTTCTTATGATTTTTTGAAATTACCTCAGGCTTTTGTCAATGGAAATATCCATTGGATTGGATATCATCAGACAAAGAAGGAAGGGCTTAATCATCGAACATTGATCGTGGCAACATTTGATGTGGGTAATGAAGTATTTGGAGAGCTAGCAATGCCAAATGAGACAGCTCATGAAGTCTTCTTACCTGATGAAAATTATCAGCTGTCACTTGTGGTTTTCAACAGATCTCTTTCTTTGATACGTTATGATGAGGGACATAACCCGTACTTTAACCGTTGTTGCATATGGATGATGAACGAATATGGCATGGCACAATCTTGGACCAAATTGTATACCATTTGTCCGTATAACGGTTTTTCGAAGACATTAGACATTATGTCAAATGGAAAATTTCTCCTTGTGACGAATAATGGAGAGCTGGTTTCATTTGACCCTGAAAGCAGAGCCGTTAACCGACTAAAAGTTTATGGAGAATCATGCTCTTTTAATGTGGATACCTACGTGGAGAGTCTGGTGTTATCGAAAGGATTTAATAGGATCTTGGGGAAGGCATCTTCTTCCAATGCAACTTTTCATGGTAAGGCATAA